The proteins below come from a single Streptomyces spongiicola genomic window:
- a CDS encoding phosphoribosylaminoimidazolesuccinocarboxamide synthase has translation MSGFVEKPEPIQVPGLTHLHTGKVRDLYENEAGDLVMVASDRISAYDWVLPTEIPDKGRVLTRLSLWWFDRLADLVPHHVVSTDLPAGAPAGWAGRTLVCRPLDMVPVECVARGYLTGSGLVEYDASRTVCGLALPGGLVDGSELPAPIFTPATKAAVGDHDENVSFEEVARRVGEETAALLRRTTLDVYARARDIARERGIILADTKFEFGFDGERLVIADEVLTPDSSRFWPAGQWQPGRPQPSYDKQYVRDWLTSPASGWDRGSEQPPPALPQDIVEATRGRYLEAYELLTGSTWS, from the coding sequence GTGTCCGGATTCGTAGAAAAGCCCGAGCCGATTCAGGTTCCGGGCCTCACCCACCTCCACACGGGCAAAGTGCGCGATCTCTACGAGAACGAGGCGGGGGACCTCGTGATGGTGGCGAGCGACCGCATCTCCGCGTACGACTGGGTGCTGCCCACCGAGATCCCGGACAAGGGCCGGGTGCTCACCCGGCTCTCCCTCTGGTGGTTCGACCGGCTGGCGGACCTCGTCCCCCACCATGTGGTCTCCACCGACCTCCCGGCCGGTGCACCTGCCGGCTGGGCGGGCCGCACCCTTGTCTGCAGGCCGCTCGACATGGTCCCGGTCGAGTGTGTCGCCCGCGGCTACCTCACCGGCTCCGGCCTCGTGGAGTACGACGCGAGCCGTACGGTCTGCGGGCTGGCGCTGCCAGGGGGGCTGGTGGACGGTTCCGAGCTGCCCGCCCCGATCTTCACCCCCGCCACCAAGGCCGCCGTCGGCGACCACGACGAGAACGTGTCCTTCGAGGAGGTCGCCCGCCGGGTGGGGGAGGAGACGGCCGCGCTGCTGCGCCGGACGACGCTGGACGTCTACGCCCGCGCCCGGGACATCGCGCGCGAGCGCGGCATCATCCTCGCCGACACCAAGTTCGAGTTCGGCTTCGACGGTGAACGGCTGGTCATCGCCGACGAGGTGCTGACCCCGGACTCCTCGCGCTTCTGGCCCGCCGGTCAGTGGCAGCCGGGGCGTCCCCAGCCGTCGTACGACAAGCAGTACGTGCGGGACTGGCTGACCTCGCCCGCCTCCGGCTGGGACCGCGGGAGCGAGCAGCCCCCGCCGGCCCTGCCGCAGGACATCGTGGAGGCGACCCGCGGCCGGTATCTGGAGGCGTACGAGCTTCTGACGGGCAGCACCTGGTCATGA